In Wolinella succinogenes DSM 1740, a single genomic region encodes these proteins:
- a CDS encoding DUF190 domain-containing protein has product MKGYQLTFSTLQSREFQGKRVIDHLAQIAKEEGLGITIMSGAQGRGRDGEWRSASFFELADQPLEAVMNLSEEECERLFRRLEALKMGVFYTKIPIEYGIL; this is encoded by the coding sequence ATGAAAGGCTACCAACTCACCTTTTCTACGCTTCAGAGTCGAGAATTTCAAGGGAAGCGAGTCATTGACCATCTCGCCCAAATCGCCAAAGAGGAGGGACTTGGAATCACGATCATGAGCGGCGCCCAAGGGAGAGGAAGAGATGGAGAGTGGCGCTCAGCCAGTTTTTTTGAGCTGGCCGATCAGCCCCTAGAGGCGGTGATGAATCTCTCCGAAGAGGAGTGCGAGCGACTCTTTAGGCGACTAGAGGCACTCAAAATGGGGGTCTTTTACACCAAGATTCCCATTGAGTATGGAATCCTCTAA